Below is a window of Thermodesulfovibrionales bacterium DNA.
ATAAAATCGATGGTGGGTGAGTCTTTCTCGGCTTCCGGCGCCCTCTCGCTCACAGCCGCAATCGGAGCATTACAGAAGGGATTCCTGCCTCCCACGATGAATTATTATGAGAGAGACCCCGAGTGCGACCTCGATTATGTGCCGAACGAGGCACGCCGGCGTGAGATTGACACAGCACTGGTGACCTCGGCTGATCCCTTTGGTCAAAACACGGCGGTCATCCTGGGCAGGTTCAAAGGGTGAGAGATGCAGCTTGATTTCGAGGAGATAAAGAAACTCATACCCCAGCGCTTCCCTTTTATTATGATAGATAAGGTGATAGATTTAGAGCCCGGTAAAAGGGCCGTATCAGTTAAAAATATCTCTGGCAACGACGTATTTTTCCTCGGCCATTTTCCGGAAAAGGCTATTTTCCCCGGAGCATTGATAATAGAGGCGATGGCGCAGTCGGCGATAGTCCTCTTCGCTGCTGCGAAGAATGATGCAGGAAGCGAAAGACAAACTCTTTATTATTTCGGCTCAGTCAAGGCTCGATTTCTCGATCCCGTAGTACCCGGAGACCAATTAAAGATAACCGTAGTTAATGTCAAGTCCTTGCCGACCGGTGCCTACGTTTCAGCGGA
It encodes the following:
- the fabZ gene encoding 3-hydroxyacyl-ACP dehydratase FabZ gives rise to the protein MQLDFEEIKKLIPQRFPFIMIDKVIDLEPGKRAVSVKNISGNDVFFLGHFPEKAIFPGALIIEAMAQSAIVLFAAAKNDAGSERQTLYYFGSVKARFLDPVVPGDQLKITVVNVKSLPTGAYVSAEASVDGKKVSEADLVFSVKDE